The following are encoded together in the Zonotrichia albicollis isolate bZonAlb1 chromosome 10, bZonAlb1.hap1, whole genome shotgun sequence genome:
- the FZD7 gene encoding frizzled-7 yields MQAGRECGGAAAAGCPLLGLAALLAALLGTPAGATAQQYHGEKGISVPDHGFCQPISIPLCTDIAYNQTILPNLLGHTNQEDAGLEVHQFYPLVKVQCSPELKFFLCSMYAPVCTVLEQAIPPCRSLCERARQGCEALMNKFGFQWPERLRCENFPVHGAGEICVGQNTSDAPPGPGGAAGRGVTVHPTAGYLPDFLTPPQPPSGFSFSCPRQLKVPSYLGYRFLGERDCGAPCEPARPNGLMYFKEAEVRFARLWVGVWSVLCCASTLFTVLTYLVDMRRFSYPERPIIFLSGCYFMVAVAYAAGFLLEERVVCLERFSEDGYRTVAQGTKKEGCTILFMILYFFGMASSIWWVILSLTWFLAAGMKWGHEAIEANSQYFHLAAWAVPAVKTITILAMGQVDGDVLSGVCYVGIYSVDSLRGFVLAPLFVYLFIGTSFLLAGFVSLFRIRTIMKHDGTKTEKLEKLMVRIGVFSVLYTVPATIVLACYFYEQAFRGTWEKTWLLQTCKTYAVPCPSHFAPMSPDFTVFMIKYLMTMIVGITTGFWIWSGKTLQSWRRFYHRLSTGSKGETAV; encoded by the coding sequence ATGCAGGCTGGACGAGAATGCGGCGGAGCGGCTGCTGCCGGCTGCCCCTTGCTGGGGCTGGCCGCGCTGCTGGCCGCGCTGCTGGGGACCCCCGCGGGTGCCACGGCGCAGCAGTACCACGGCGAGAAGGGCATCTCCGTGCCGGACCACGGTTTCTGCCAACCCATCTCCATCCCGCTCTGCACGGATATCGCCTACAACCAGACCATCCTGCCCAACCTGCTGGGCCACACCAACCAGGAGGACGCAGGGCTGGAGGTGCACCAGTTCTACCCGCTGGTCAAGGTGCAGTGCTCGCCCGAGCTGAAGTTCTTCCTCTGTTCCATGTACGCGCCTGTGTGCACCGTGCTGGAGCAGGCCATCCCACCCTGCCGCTCCCTCTGCGAGCGGGCTCGTCAGGGCTGCGAGGCCCTCATGAACAAGTTCGGCTTCCAGTGGCCAGAGCGGCTCCGCTGTGAGAACTTCCCCGTTCACGGTGCGGGTGAGATCTGCGTGGGGCAGAACACGTCGGATGCCCCACCAGGACCTGGTGGTGCGGCGGGTCGGGGGGTCACTGTCCACCCCACAGCTGGCTACCTCCCTGACTTTCTTAccccaccacagccaccctctGGCTTCTCCTTCTCTTGCCCGCGGCAGCTCAAAGTGCCCTCCTACTTGGGCTACCGGTTCCTGGGGGAGCGGGACTGCGGAGCCCCCTGTGAGCCAGCCCGGCCCAATGGGCTCATGTACTTCAAGGAGGCAGAGGTGCGATTTGCCCGGCTGTGGGTGGGCGTGTGGTCTGTGCTTTGCTGCGCCTCCACCCTCTTCACCGTGCTCACCTACCTGGTAGACATGCGTCGTTTCAGCTACCCGGAGAGGCCCATCATCTTCCTCTCGGGCTGCTACTTCATGGTCGCCGTGGCCTACGCAGCAGGCTTTTTGCTGGAGGAGCGGGTGGTGTGTCTAGAGCGCTTCTCTGAGGATGGCTACCGCACTGTGGCCCAAGGTACCAAGAAAGAAGGCTGCACCATCCTCTTCATGATCCTTTACTTCTTCGGCATGGCCAGCTCCATCTGGTGGGTCATCCTGTCCCTCACCTGGTTCCTGGCTGCTGGCATGAAGTGGGGCCATGAGGCCATTGAGGCCAACTCCCAGTATTTTCATCtggctgcctgggctgtgcccgctgTCAAAACCATCACCATCTTGGCCATGGGGCAGGTGGATGGGGATGTACTCAGTGGGGTGTGTTATGTAGGTATCTACAGTGTGGACTCGCTAAGGGGCTTTGTGCTGGCGCCTTTGTTTGTGTATCTCTTCATTGGCACTTCCTTCTTGCTGGCTGGCTTTGTGTCCTTGTTTCGCATCCGCACCATCATGAAGCATGATGGCACCAAGACGGAGAAACTGGAGAAGCTGATGGTGCGCATTGGTGTCTTCAGTGTCCTCTACACGGTGCCCGCCACCATTGTCCTGGCGTGTTACTTCTACGAGCAGGCCTTCCGTGGCACCTGGGAGAAGACGTGGCTCCTCCAGACCTGCAAAACATACGCggtgccctgtcccagccactttGCCCCTATGAGCCCAGACTTCACTGTCTTCATGATCAAGTACCTCATGACCATGATTGTTGGGATCACGACTGGCTTCTGGATTTGGTCTGGCAAAACCCTTCAGTCCTGGCGACGCTTCTACCACAGACTCAGTACCGGCAGCAAAGGCGAGACAGCAGTATGA